The Rhodospirillaceae bacterium region GCCGCGATCATCAAATCTTCTTCGCCCGCAAACAGGATGCCCAACGAGAACGCCCCGCGCAGCCGCTTCAATGATTTTGCCGTGGCTTCCCTGGGGCTGTCGCCCCTATCAAGATAGGCCGTGATCAGGTGGGCGACGACTTCCGTATCGGTTTCCGACGCCAACACCGCACCCGCAGCCATCACTTCGTCTTTAAGCTCCTGAAAGTTTTCAATGATGCCGTTGTGGACAATCACCACTTTGTCGGTGGCATGGGGATGGGCGTTTTCTTCATTCGGAATCCCGTGGGTCGCCCAACGGGTATGGCCGATGCCGGTGCAACCACTCAAGGGTTCATCCTGCAAACGTCCCGCAAGATTGACCAGCTTGCCTTCAGCGCGACGGCGTTCAATTCCGTTCTCATTCAGGGTCGCAATGCCAGCCGAATCATAGCCCCGGTATTCCAGTCGTTTTAGGCCATCGAGCAACAACGGAGCCGCCTCGCCTTTTCCGATAATGCCGATAATGCCGCACATTATTTTTTCTTCTTTGCTTTTTCGGCGCTTTTGCGCTCGCGGTTGGCTTTGGCCCAGCCATCGACTTGCCGATAGTTGGCACGGGTAACGCCAAGTGCGTCCGCGTCAACGTCCTTGCTGAGCGTTGATCCGGCCCCGACCACCGCACCCTCGCCAATCGTCACAGGCGCCACCAGGGCGGTGTTGGAACCAATAAACGCGCCCTTGCCAATAACGGTTTTCGACTTGAAAAAACCATCGTAATTGCAGGTGATGGTGCCGGCGCCGATGTTGGCTCCGGCGCCGACTTCCGCATCACCGATATAGGACAGGTGCGAGATCTTGGCCGCGGGTTCTATTACCGCATTTTTTATTTCAACAAAATTGCCAACCTTAGCGCCTTCGCCAAGGTTGGTCCCCGGGCGCAACCTGGCGAACGGACCAACGCTGGCCTTGGGGTTAACGGTTGCCCCTTCAAGGTGACTAAAAGCATTGATCGTCGCACCCTCGCCAACGCTGACACCCGGCCCGAAAAACACATTCGGGCCGATCGAAACATCAGAGCCAATGACTGTATCGTAGCTTAGAAATACGGTTGTCGGATCGGTCATGGTGACGCCATCCGACATTGCTTCAAAACGCAGGCGATCCTGCAAAATAGCTTCGGCTTCGGCCAGATCGGCACGACTGTCGATGCCGATCAACTCATCCGGGTCGCCTTCCCACACGACGCATGTCAGTCCGTCGGCGCGGGCAAGGCCAATAATGTCGGTCAGGTAATATTCACCCTTGGCGTTGTCGTTGCCAACACGCTCAAGCAGGCTCCACAACACCGTGCCGTCTATGGACATGACCCCGGAATTGCAAAGATCAATTTCAAGTTGCGCGTCGGTGGCGTCCTTGGCTTCGACAATAGCCTCAAGGTTTCCATCTTCACCAACAATCAAGCGGCCATAGAGACCCGGATCATCGGGCCTGAAGCCGAGCACCGCAACAGCCGCGTCCTGAGCGCGCACATCAAGAAGATGCTCCAGTGTCGATAAGGTGATCAAGGGGTCGGCCCCGAAGATCACCAGCACGTCACCATCAAAATCACCGATTGTTTCGCGCGCCGCCAAAACCGCGTGCGCCGTGCCCAAGCGTTCGGACTGGACCGCTGTCGGGAATGGTGAAACAGCCTCTGACACCGAATCCATGAAATCGCCAACGACGACACAGACATTTTCAGGATCGAGTCCCTCGACAGTTTCCATCAGGTGGCTGATCATCGGTCGCCCCGCCAAAGGGTGCATGACCTTAGGCAGTTTTGACTTCATACGGGTGCCAAGTCCTGCGGCCAGCACGATAACGGCGATTTTTGAAGTGGTCATCGGAATAGATTTGCCCTAAAAAGCGTTTCCTTGGTGGGGAACTTGCCACATGGCGGGAATCCCGCCAAGTCAAAGATTGTTACGGAGTTTTGCAATGAATAAGAAGAGCCCCCTGAAAGCTGTCCTGTTTGATCTGGATGGAACCCTGATTGACAGTGCCCCGGATCTGCACAGCGCCGCCAATAAGCTGCTGGCGGAAGAAAATCGCCGTCCGGTCAGCCTTTCGGAATTGACCAATATGATCGGCGACGGGGTTCCTAAACTGGTTGAGCGTGCTTTTGAGGCGACGGGTGAACCGGTACCTGCTGGCGGCCTTGAGGCCCTTGCGAAGCGTTACCTTGAGTTTTACGAACCCCACTGCGCTGATTTGACCACAGCCTTTCCCGGCACCATCGACTGCCTGAGGGCATTAAAGGGAGACGGCTACGCCCTCGCCGTTTGCACCAACAAGCCTTATGTGGCGACCCTGGAAATTCTTGCCCCCCTGGGCCTTTCGGAATTCTTTGACGTGATCATCGGTGGCGATACCCTGCCCGGCATCAAAAAACCCGATCCACGCCATTTGCTGGCGGCGCTCGATAAATTGGGCCTGACACCTGACCAGGCGATCATGATCGGCGACAACGCAAATGACGTAAACGCCGCCAAAGGTGCTGGCATCCCGGTTATTGTTTGTCGCTTCGGCTACACAAAAGGAGCCGCGGAAAATTTGGGCGGTGATCTGATTATCGATCATTTCGACGACCTGGCCCACACCATCAACGACTTTGCTTGCGCTTGACAATCAGCGCCCGGCGACCCTATATCTCGGCTTCCTTGGGAATATCTAAGGGCGCGTAGCTCAGCGGGAGAGCACTCGCTTCACACGCGAGGGGTCACTGGTTCAATCCCAGTCGTGCCCACCAAAGAACCCAGACCTAAAGTCTGGGCTTTTTTTGTGGATAAGCACGACTGAATCATATGAAAGCAAGCCGCAAAAGCGGCTTGGCGCGTGCCCACCAAAATCTCATTTTTATTGACGCAGACGCGTTGAGGGGAAGGTTAGCCTCACCTTTGTCCCTTCGCCGGGCGTGCTTGAAATTTCCATACTGCCATCATGCATTTCAACCAGGGATTTGGTTATGGGCAAGCCAAGGCCGGTGCCTTCGTTATTTCTGATCAAGCTCTGATCGACCTGACCAAATTGTGTCAAGGCGATGGAAATATCTTCATCGGTCATACCGATGCCCGTATCGGCAACAGATACAAGCAGATCGCCCTTGTCATTCAGACCACTTTCGATGGTGATAGAGCCACCTTCCGGGGTGAACTTGATGGAATTTGTCAGCAAGTTGAGGATGATTTGCTTGATCCGTCGCTCATCAATAAAAAGTGGCGGAATGGCATTTGGAACTTTTAGGTAAATGCAGACGCCAGCAGCGGCAGCTCTTTGTTCAACAAGCCTCTGACAGGCCGAAATGATATCCTCAATGTCGACCGCAACTTCATCAACTGACAGCTCGCCAGCTTCAATTGCGGATACATCAAGAATATCATCGATCAGCTGCAACAGATGTTTGCCCGAACCGTAAATAAGGTCGACATATTCCTCGTACTTGGGATTATCAATAGCCCCGAATATCTGCGTTTTCATGGCGTCGCTAAAACCGATAATGGCGTTAAGCGGTGTCCGTAATTCATGGCTCATAGAACCCAGGAAAAGCGATTTGACCCGATTTGCCGCTTCGGCAGCGTCGCGGGTTTTAATAAGGTCCCGGGTTTGCTCATCGACCAGTTGTTGAAGCTGGTCACGGTGATTGGCAAGTTCTTCTTCCAGACGTAGCCGTTTGGATATATTGCGCCACACCACATGTATGAGTTTGCGTTCCTGAAATGGTATCGCCGTTAACAATACTTCGACGGGGAAGTCCTCGCCGTTGGCGCGGGTGTGTATCCAGACAAAGCGGTGACTCCCCGAAGCCATGGCAATGGAAATCATTTCGTTGGCTTTATCAAAGGAATTCTGACCATCGGGCTGGTGAGACGGGGATAACTGCGAGGGGTGCGTTTGAAGCATTTCTTCCCGGTTCGCATAGCCCATCATTTTCAGGACAGCATCATTGCAATCAACGAATTTCTCATGATCAATAATCAGCATGGCATCAGCCGAATGCTCGAAAAGAATTTGATATTGATCGCGCTTGAATTCCGTCATCGGGTATGCGCCACCTTTTTGAAAAAGGATATGCAGCCTTTTGTCATTGTAACGCCCAACGCCAAAAACAGGAAGCGGCCAGTCGTTCAACAAATAGCGATCTTCAACGCCCTAGAACAAGCGTTCGCCAGCCCTTGATATGATAAGACCTAACCAGCCGAAACCCTTGGCGATAGTAGGCGGCGTAAACACGATTGGCATCGATTTCCAGAAAGCCGCCCAAAATGACTATGCCGCCACCCATGGCACGACTTCTTGACCTCGCACCGACGGCCTTGGCCATTTTACAAAGAGGGTTGGCGAGAATATTCGAGACAATCAAATCGTAAGGCCCGTTTTGCTTGACCAGGGCTGAGTGATACCCGTTGGAGCGCGAAATCCGCACCAGCGGCCCAACACCGTTGCGGCGGCTGTTTTCGTGCGCCACCAGTACGGCGTTGGTTTCCAGGTCCATCCCATGGACGTGCACCCGCCAGGCCTTGGCAATGGCGATGGAAAGAATGCCCGATCCACAACCCATATCCAGTGGATTGATAACGTTTTGCCGCCCGACAAGATCACTGAGCGCCAGCAGGCAGCCCATGGTCGTGGCGTGTTCACCCGAACCAAAGGCCCGGCCGGGATTAAGACAGATCGGAATACGGGCTTGCGGAATATCCATATCGTAATGTGTGCCATAGATAAAAAACCGGCCCGCATTGGTCGGTGGGAACATCCGCAAACTTTCAGCAACCCAGTCGCGGGGAGCCACCGGGATCACCGTCACTTCGGGAACGGGAATGGAAAATTCACCAGCGACGACGCTCATGGCCACAGCCAAGGCAGCCCCTTCGGGCTTGCGCTCTGTGAAGCCTTCGATGCGCCATTCACCTTCGCTGTCGGTGGCGAACCAGGAAATCGACTCACAGAACGGATCAAGGGCTTCTTCAAAAGCGTTGACGCTTAGCGCCGTAGCGGCGACTTCGATACGCCAAAGAGCATCCGGTTTATTGTTCATCTGGCAAGAGCCGATCACGCTTAAACAGAATCATTACTTGATTCCGTTTAAGCGTGTGAATCGGCTCGCTCCTTAAAGAATCGATCAGTTTTTCACGTTTCGTTCGAACACAACGTGTTCAAACTTAACGTGAACTGATCTAGGTATGGGGGAGCGCGCCTTGCGGCGTCAACAAAAATTCGGCGCTTACGCCATCGGGCAACATCTTTTATCCGACTTCAGTCGTAATGCCGCACGTTCCACGCATTCAATTGGCGGGCAAGTTCCAAATATAGATCTTCTTTATGATTCCTTAAGTGGAGCGACAGAGACAAAGTACGTAAGCGGCCCTCAAGGCAATGCGCACATTTCATCGGGCTTGTTGGCCCGCCCCAGACGCAAACATCAACACATAACCCGGATTCAGTTCGCGTCTGAGTCCATATTTCCACGGCCTTTTCCCATGCTTCTAAAGAAAGCAAATCGATGATTCTTTGGTCCATAGGCAAAAGAAGCTAAATTACAAATATAGGTTTAGTTTCTACATAGAAACGCTACCTGTTAAAAATTAGCTCTGCAACCTATACATTTGCATAGGTTGTATTGCACGACGACTCATTCTAGTCATGAATAGAAAAAGAGAGGCTGGTGGAAAGAAAGCAGATTATGAACCGGTTTTTCTCATCACTAAAGCAGGCGAAAGATGTGGAAGAGATCAGCCAGCTCACCGCCAGATTTCTCTCTCGTATTTCCGACAAGCTAAACAAGCATATGGTCTGGATGGTCGATAGTTCAGGAAAAAGAACTGCGGTGCACGGCGAGGGTAATAATCAGGGGTTCAAGGAAAGCCCGCAAAACCTGCCCGTCACAAACCATTTATGGATGCTTGTTGAACCGCCAGAGAGCAACACCGAAGCACCGAAATATCCATCCCTGGCGCATTCCCGAAAAAACGAACACAGGAATTCACAGCAAGCCGTCGCCGCCTGTATTGTCTACGCCCACACCTGCATCATATCCTTAAAGCAGAGAGAAAGAGCGTTAAAGGCGGGGATATCGCCTCGGGAACGCGAAACCCTGTTGCTATTAGCGCGGGGTTTTCGAAGTGACAAAATTGCCCATCGCATGGGGATCAAACGGGTCACCGTAAACCTGCATATTTCTAATGCCCGGCGCAAACTGGCCTCTACAACCCGCGAACAGGCCGTCGCGCAAGCGGTTCACATGGGCATTATTTCACCCAGGTAAAAAAATCAGCCGGCGATCAGGCGACGCTTCGGGTGCGCGGGGGAGCGGAACTGGGTATGAAATCGCCATATTTGTCGACAGGTTCGTTCTCGCGTTTTTGCTTCGCGCCCTTTTCGAGTTTACGCAAGGTTTCCTGGCTGCTTTGGCGGGCCCGTCTTAGTTCCTGAACTTCCTGTTTCAGGGAAGCCAGTTGTCCGTCCTTGTTATCCAGATCAACACGGATCTGCTTAACGTAAGATTTCAGAAATTCTTCGTTCTGGCCATTAATTCGGCGCAAAGCCTCAGCACTGACCACAACAGCTGAAATCGCCAACAACAATGCCGCAACGGATAAAAATAAAGCCATTCTGGCCCTCCTTCGTTCAAGAAGTCAGGCTAATGGCCGTTTCTCAACAAATAGTTAAAAAGTCAGGTTTGCTCGACAAAACCCGCCATTACCTTCTTTGTTCCAGCTTTCTCGAAGGCAATTTCCAGTTTGTCGCTATCAATAGACAGTATTTTGCCGTAGCCGAACTTCTGGTGAAAGACCCGCTGTCCGAGTTCCAGAAATTCAGCATCCTCACCACCGCCACTGCTTTTAGGGCCGGCCCAGCGCCCCGGTTGCTCGGAAAAACCGGTGCGGCGACTGCGCTGACGGGGCACATCCAGAAAATTACCAGACTCACCCCCAGTACCATACAGTCCCTGATCAGCCGATTGCTCGACGTTATCGGGTGGCAATTCATCGATAAAGCGTGACGGAATGGCCGATTGCCAGTTGCCATAGATGCGCCGATTGGCAGCAAAACTGATCATGGCGCGTTTTCGGGCCCGGGTTAGACCGACGTAAGCAAGCCGACGTTCTTCCTCCAGTGCCGAAGAACCACCTTCGTCCAATGCCCGCTGATGGGGGAACAGGCCCTCCTCCCATCCAGGCAGGAAGACGGTGTCGAATTCAAGCCCTTTGGCACCATGAAGGGTCATTAGGGTGAGTTTATCTTCAGCTGTCGTCGCTTCGTTTTCCATAACCAGCGACACATGTTCAAGAAAGCCTTGCAGATTCTCGAAATCCTCCATGGCGGTGAGCAGTTCTTTCAAGTTCTCAAGTCGTCCCGGCGCTTCGGGGGCTTTGCTCATTTTCCACATGACGGTGTAGCCGGATTCGTCCAGCACCTGCCGGGTCAGGTCCACATGATTGACCTCTGCGGCGAGGGTGCGCCAACGGCTGAAATCATTGAGCAGTTCCTGCAAGGTGGTACGCGCCCTGGCCCGCAGCTCATCTGTTTCGAGCAGCTTGTGGACGGCCACAATCATCGGAATGCGCTCTGCCCGGGCGTAGATGTTTATGGTTTGAATGGTGGTATCGCCAAGCCCCCGTTTGGGCGTATTGACAATCCGCTCAAAAGCCAGGTCATCGTCGGGCTGGGAGATCACCCGCAGATAAGCGATGGCGTCGCGAATTTCCAGGCGTTCGTAAAACCGGGCCCCACCGATAATCCTGTAAGGAAGACCCAGCGTGATCAGCCGTTCTTCAAATTCGCGAGTCTGAAAACCGGCCCGCACCAATACCGCCATGTCGTTGAGTTTGTGGCCCCTGTTTTGCTGGACTTCGATTTCATCGCCGACGATGCGGGCTTCCTCGACCCCGTCCCAGACGCCGCGAACTCCGACCTTCTCGCCTTCATTTAATTCGGTCCACAAGGTTTTACCGAGACGTCCCTCGTTGTGAGAGATCAGACCTGAGGCCGCCCCAAGGATATGCGGGGTGGAGCGATAATTGCGTTCAAGACGAACAACCTTGGCACCGGGAAAATCTTTCTCGAAACGTAAAATATTGCCGACTTCGGCGCCGCGCCACGAATAAATCGACTGATCATCATCACCGACACAACAGATATTTTTATGTGTTTGGGCGAGCATACGCAGCCACAGGTACTGGGCAACGTTGGTATCCTGATATTCATCAACCAGAAGGTAACGGAACTTGCGCTGATATTCCTGCAGGATCGATGGCTGGGCTTTAAACAGCTCCAGACATAACAACAGCAGATCACCAAAATCAGCAGCGTTAAGGGTCGTCAAGCGGTCCTGATATTCTTTATAAATCAGCACCGCCTTGCCATCGGCACTGTCCGAACCTTCCGTATCGCCCACCGCGTCCGGCATCAGGCCACGATCTTTCCAGCGCTGAATAAGGTTCGATATAACCCGCGGCGGCCAGCGTTTTTCATCAATATTGTGAGCTTCCACCAGTTGTTTGAGCAGCCGCACCTGATCGTCCTGATCAATAATGGTGAAGTTTGATTTAAGGCCGACTGCCTCTGCATGACGGCGCAGGATGCGCGCACCCAAGGCGTGAAAAGTGCCGATCCACCAGCCTTCTGTGGCCCGCCCCAATAGCCCGCCGACCCGATCCTGCATTTCGCGCGCCGCCTTGTTGGTAAAGGTAACGGCGAGCACTTCCCAGGGTGCGGCTTTACCCTGCACCAAAATATGGGAAAGCCGCGTCGTCAGAACCCGGGTCTTGCCCGTACCGGCACCGGCCAATACCAGAACCGGCCCCTCAACAGCCTCGACAGCGTCGCGCTGGCTCTCATTCAAACCATCCAGATAGGCAGGAGCGGACGGTGCAGGAGGTGGTTCGGCGGCAAGATCAAAAGAATCAGACATGACAAATATATAACGCGCCGGTGATCTGATTAGAACCCGAATCCTTTGGCATTTTTTCTCAATAGAGCGGACGATAAGGTAAAGCGGCGTTATACTATGAAAGTTCCATATCCGGAGATGATGCAGATGCCGGAAACAATGAAGACCTTGCTTGATCAAACGCGCGCCCTGCTGCTATGGGCCGCACTGGCCGTTAGCGCCTGTTCGACGACGCCACCGCCAGCCCCCGAAGTGACGACTGCGCCCTTTGATTCTGCCCTTTCCGCCGTTGTTGGTGTGTACGCTAATATTCCCGAAGACGCCCGCACGGCAGATAGTCTTGGCGTCCAGCGCCAGGGTAGCGGGGTTTTAATAGATAACGACGGACTGGTTTTAACCATCGGTTATCTGATTTTGGAGGCCGATGAGATTGCTGTTGTCGGACCTGAGGGAAACCAGATTGAAGCCGACCCCGTCGCCTATGACCACACCACCGGCTTCGGCCTGATCCGCGCCCGCGAACCGGTGGGGGCGACAGCCCTAAAGATAGGGTCTTCAAAAAATTTAGGCGATGGGACTCCGGTTCTGGCCGTCAGTTTCGGTGGCCCGGACGCCATTGTCGCAGCCCAGGTGGTTTCGCGCCGCTCGTTTGCCGGATACTGGGAATACCTGCTGGAAAAGGCCATTTTCACCATACCTCCCCATCATGAATTTGGCGGGGCAGCGTTAATCGACCGAAAAGGTGAACTGGTTGGTATCGGCTCGCTGATGGTCAATGACGCTGTTGTCGGCGATCACCCGGTAATCGGTAACATGTTCGTTCCCATTGACAGCCTGAAACCAATCCTTGCCGATTTGCTGACAAGCGGACGCCGCAAACCGCCGGTGCCACCGTGGCTTGGACTTAATACGGACGAGGCCCGCGGCCGGGTTTACATCACCCGCCTGAGCGAAGGCGGTCCTGCTGAACAGGCGGGGCTTAAACAGGGTGACATCATCATCGGCGTCGGTGGCAAGCGCATTGGTACGATGATTGAATTTTTCCGAAAGGTGCGCATTCAGGGAAATGCCGGAAGCCCGGTTCAACTGGACGTCCTTCCGGTGGCCTCGACGGACCTGACCATCAAGAAAATCAACGTCAAATCCATCGACCGTTATGACTGGCTAAGCAACCCTTAGTGCCCGCGTTCTTCACGGCGATGTGCGACAAGGGCCCGGTTATAGGCGCTCATCACCCGGCCTTCACGGACACAACCAAGGAACTTCATATTGTCCCGGTTTTCAACCACGGCGATGTATTCCTCGCCATTGTCACGCATTGTCGTCATGGCCGTTTCCAGATCATCACCAGCGGCCAGAACCGGTGGGTGACGGCGCGCCACGTCGCTTGCGGTGATCAATTGATCGAGTTCCGGGTCGAAGGCGAACTCGCTCATATCGGCCAAGGTGATGGTGCCAAACAAGACACCGTCTTCATCAATGACAAAAAGCTCGCCAGCATCTGAATTCTGCAACATCGAGCGGATGTCGGGCAGGCCGACCCCCAGGGTAACCAGTTCCCCGGCGCTTGACAGGACGGAGCGCACTTTAAGGTTTCGCAGCAGGGCAACTTCAAGACCATCACGAAGATCATGGCCACGCCGTTCAAGCTGCCAGGCAAAAAACGATCCGCCATGAAACTGCCGGGTAATCATCGAAGCAATAACGACGGCGACCATCAGGGCCATTGTCAGGGCGTAATCACTTGTCATTTCAAAGATAATCAGGGCGGTGGAAATCGGTGCCCCAAGTACGGCTGCCGCCATCGCCCCCATGCCGAGAATAGTATACGCGCCAATGCCGGTGGAAAGATCAGGAAACAAGCCAGTGAAAATCATCCCGTAAGCACCGCCCAGCATGGCCCCAATCACCAGTGCCGGTGAGAACACGCCACCGCCAAAACCGAAACCGATGCTGATGGACGTCGCCAGTATTTTGGCGATGCATACCGAAACCAGCAACATCAGCGGGAAGGATTCCATGACGGCGGCCTCGGTCGCACCGTAACCGACACCCAGGACCTGTGGAAACCAAATCGCGATTATACCGATCAGCGCACCACCAATTGCCGGTTTCAGAATATCCGGGACCGGCACCCGCCCGGCCAGAGAATTGCTGAGCATGATGCTTTTCATAAACGCCATCGCCGTCAATCCGGCAATGATGCCAAGAACGATGAAGGCAGGAAATTCCCAAAACGACTCGATGATGTGTTCAGGAATAACAAAGGCCGGGAAATCGCCAAAATAGTAGCGCGAGATAGCCGTCCCGGTGACGCTTGCAATAACGATGGGCGCAAACGCGCTCAAGGCGTAATGGCCAATCACCACCTCGGATGCAAACAGGGCCCCGGCAATGGGCGCATTAAAGGAAGCCGCAACCGCTGCCGCCGCCCCGCAACCCAATAGAGTGCGCGAAACCGAGCGGGTAAGATGCAGGGAAGAGGCCAACCAGCCACCGAACGCAGCGCCGATATGAACTGCCGGACCTTCCCGTCCGACGGATGCGCCAAAACCGATAGAAACCGCATTGACCAGCGCCGCCTTGATGCCGGTCAGCAAAGACATTCGTCCACCGCGCAGCGCCCCCGCCTCGATAACGTCAGCAACGCCCTCAGGACGTTTTTCGGGCATCAGGTATTTGACAAGCAAGCCAATGATGAGACCACCAAACGCCGGCACCGCCACAATCTGCCACGAGGGTAAATTATCAAGATGCTGAAACAATCGCTCGCTGTCGGTACCGAAGGCTACGTTCTGGACAAGGCCAATGGCTTCCCGAAAAAGCACAACTGCCCCACCGGCACCGCCACCAATCAAAAAGGCAAGAATGGTTAGGGCCATCTGGCCACTTTGGGTCAGGCGACGAAGAAGAACTGTAAGCCGACTAAATGAAAGATAACGCATGAACACGACAGGCCCCCCAGGCCCTACATGGAGGAGCGTCAATTATCGAAGGATAATTCCTTGCTGTCGACCATGGTTTCGGAAACAACCCGATTGCGCCCTGTTCGTTTAGCCGCGTACATGGCTTCATCGGAGCGCAGAATCAACTGAGAAAGCGGTTCACCGTAGCGGAATTCACCGACACCGACGGAAACCGTAACCTGGCCCATGGATTCGCCCGTCTTGCGGTTCAAGACTTGTTTCTTGCCAACCTTGTTTCGGATGACTTCGGCTACTTTGATGGCGTTATCAAGACCGGTGCCCGGCAGGATGACGCAAAACTCTTCACCCCCAAAACGGGCCGCCAGGTCCTGGCCCTTGATGCTTGAGGTCAAGGTCTGGGCGAGAAGTTTAAGCACCTGATCACCGACCTGATGGCCATAGGTATCGTTGAATTTTTTGAAATGATCGATATCAAGGATCAGCAGACACAAAGGCTCACCGTCTTCCATCGCCTGGATCGCGCAACGCCGTAATTCCGCATCGAAAAGTTTGCGGTTGGCAATGCCGGTCAATCCATCGGTCATAGCCTCAAGACGCATGGTTTCCAGATCTTCGCGCAAGCGATTGATCTCGACCGAAGAAGCGTTGAATTTCTCTTCAAGGCTTTTGTTCTGGCGTTCCATATCGCGGGTTGCGTTCAGCGCGTTGGTAATCACCGACTTGATTGTTTCAGGTTCACCACTACCGCTGATATCACCCGAAAACGTCTCAAGTGCT contains the following coding sequences:
- the glmU gene encoding bifunctional UDP-N-acetylglucosamine diphosphorylase/glucosamine-1-phosphate N-acetyltransferase GlmU — its product is MTTSKIAVIVLAAGLGTRMKSKLPKVMHPLAGRPMISHLMETVEGLDPENVCVVVGDFMDSVSEAVSPFPTAVQSERLGTAHAVLAARETIGDFDGDVLVIFGADPLITLSTLEHLLDVRAQDAAVAVLGFRPDDPGLYGRLIVGEDGNLEAIVEAKDATDAQLEIDLCNSGVMSIDGTVLWSLLERVGNDNAKGEYYLTDIIGLARADGLTCVVWEGDPDELIGIDSRADLAEAEAILQDRLRFEAMSDGVTMTDPTTVFLSYDTVIGSDVSIGPNVFFGPGVSVGEGATINAFSHLEGATVNPKASVGPFARLRPGTNLGEGAKVGNFVEIKNAVIEPAAKISHLSYIGDAEVGAGANIGAGTITCNYDGFFKSKTVIGKGAFIGSNTALVAPVTIGEGAVVGAGSTLSKDVDADALGVTRANYRQVDGWAKANRERKSAEKAKKKK
- the gph gene encoding phosphoglycolate phosphatase (PGP is an essential enzyme in the glycolate salvage pathway in higher organisms (photorespiration in plants). Phosphoglycolate results from the oxidase activity of RubisCO in the Calvin cycle when concentrations of carbon dioxide are low relative to oxygen. This enzyme is a member of the Haloacid Dehalogenase (HAD) superfamily of aspartate-nucleophile hydrolase enzymes (PF00702).), with the protein product MNKKSPLKAVLFDLDGTLIDSAPDLHSAANKLLAEENRRPVSLSELTNMIGDGVPKLVERAFEATGEPVPAGGLEALAKRYLEFYEPHCADLTTAFPGTIDCLRALKGDGYALAVCTNKPYVATLEILAPLGLSEFFDVIIGGDTLPGIKKPDPRHLLAALDKLGLTPDQAIMIGDNANDVNAAKGAGIPVIVCRFGYTKGAAENLGGDLIIDHFDDLAHTINDFACA
- a CDS encoding PAS domain-containing protein; translated protein: MTEFKRDQYQILFEHSADAMLIIDHEKFVDCNDAVLKMMGYANREEMLQTHPSQLSPSHQPDGQNSFDKANEMISIAMASGSHRFVWIHTRANGEDFPVEVLLTAIPFQERKLIHVVWRNISKRLRLEEELANHRDQLQQLVDEQTRDLIKTRDAAEAANRVKSLFLGSMSHELRTPLNAIIGFSDAMKTQIFGAIDNPKYEEYVDLIYGSGKHLLQLIDDILDVSAIEAGELSVDEVAVDIEDIISACQRLVEQRAAAAGVCIYLKVPNAIPPLFIDERRIKQIILNLLTNSIKFTPEGGSITIESGLNDKGDLLVSVADTGIGMTDEDISIALTQFGQVDQSLIRNNEGTGLGLPITKSLVEMHDGSMEISSTPGEGTKVRLTFPSTRLRQ
- a CDS encoding 50S ribosomal protein L11 methyltransferase, with protein sequence MNNKPDALWRIEVAATALSVNAFEEALDPFCESISWFATDSEGEWRIEGFTERKPEGAALAVAMSVVAGEFSIPVPEVTVIPVAPRDWVAESLRMFPPTNAGRFFIYGTHYDMDIPQARIPICLNPGRAFGSGEHATTMGCLLALSDLVGRQNVINPLDMGCGSGILSIAIAKAWRVHVHGMDLETNAVLVAHENSRRNGVGPLVRISRSNGYHSALVKQNGPYDLIVSNILANPLCKMAKAVGARSRSRAMGGGIVILGGFLEIDANRVYAAYYRQGFRLVRSYHIKGWRTLVLGR
- a CDS encoding helix-turn-helix transcriptional regulator is translated as MNRFFSSLKQAKDVEEISQLTARFLSRISDKLNKHMVWMVDSSGKRTAVHGEGNNQGFKESPQNLPVTNHLWMLVEPPESNTEAPKYPSLAHSRKNEHRNSQQAVAACIVYAHTCIISLKQRERALKAGISPRERETLLLLARGFRSDKIAHRMGIKRVTVNLHISNARRKLASTTREQAVAQAVHMGIISPR
- a CDS encoding UvrD-helicase domain-containing protein, which codes for MSDSFDLAAEPPPAPSAPAYLDGLNESQRDAVEAVEGPVLVLAGAGTGKTRVLTTRLSHILVQGKAAPWEVLAVTFTNKAAREMQDRVGGLLGRATEGWWIGTFHALGARILRRHAEAVGLKSNFTIIDQDDQVRLLKQLVEAHNIDEKRWPPRVISNLIQRWKDRGLMPDAVGDTEGSDSADGKAVLIYKEYQDRLTTLNAADFGDLLLLCLELFKAQPSILQEYQRKFRYLLVDEYQDTNVAQYLWLRMLAQTHKNICCVGDDDQSIYSWRGAEVGNILRFEKDFPGAKVVRLERNYRSTPHILGAASGLISHNEGRLGKTLWTELNEGEKVGVRGVWDGVEEARIVGDEIEVQQNRGHKLNDMAVLVRAGFQTREFEERLITLGLPYRIIGGARFYERLEIRDAIAYLRVISQPDDDLAFERIVNTPKRGLGDTTIQTINIYARAERIPMIVAVHKLLETDELRARARTTLQELLNDFSRWRTLAAEVNHVDLTRQVLDESGYTVMWKMSKAPEAPGRLENLKELLTAMEDFENLQGFLEHVSLVMENEATTAEDKLTLMTLHGAKGLEFDTVFLPGWEEGLFPHQRALDEGGSSALEEERRLAYVGLTRARKRAMISFAANRRIYGNWQSAIPSRFIDELPPDNVEQSADQGLYGTGGESGNFLDVPRQRSRRTGFSEQPGRWAGPKSSGGGEDAEFLELGQRVFHQKFGYGKILSIDSDKLEIAFEKAGTKKVMAGFVEQT